One region of Streptomyces leeuwenhoekii genomic DNA includes:
- the hemW gene encoding radical SAM family heme chaperone HemW has protein sequence MPSALPDGEPVPADGALPASALAGAADRPLGFYLHVPYCATRCGYCDFNTYTATELRGTGGVLASRDNYAETLTDEIRLARKVLGDDPREVRTVFVGGGTPTLLAAGDLVRMLRAIRDEFGLAADAEITTEANPESVGPAYLAELREGGFNRISFGMQSARRHVLKVLDRTHTPGRPEACVAEARAAGFDHVNLDLIYGTPGESDDDWRASLDAALGAGPDHVSAYALIVEEGTQLARRIRRGEIPMTDDDVHADRYLIAEETLSAAGYEWYEVSNWATSAAGRCLHNELYWRGADWWGAGPGAHSHVGGVRWWNVKHPGAYAAALAAGRSPGAGRELLSEEDRRVERVLLELRLRDGVPLSLLRPEGLAASRRALTDGLLQEGPYEEGRAVLTLRGRLLADAVVRDLVD, from the coding sequence ATGCCCTCCGCACTCCCCGACGGCGAACCCGTCCCCGCCGACGGCGCCCTGCCCGCCTCCGCGCTGGCCGGGGCCGCCGACCGGCCCCTCGGCTTCTACCTGCACGTGCCGTACTGCGCCACCCGCTGCGGCTACTGCGACTTCAACACCTACACCGCCACCGAGCTGCGCGGCACCGGCGGTGTCCTCGCCTCCCGCGACAACTACGCCGAGACGCTGACCGACGAGATCCGCCTCGCCCGCAAGGTCCTCGGCGACGACCCGCGCGAGGTCCGCACGGTCTTCGTCGGGGGCGGCACGCCGACCCTGCTGGCCGCCGGGGACCTGGTCCGGATGCTGCGCGCGATCCGCGACGAGTTCGGGCTGGCGGCGGACGCCGAGATCACCACGGAGGCCAACCCGGAGTCGGTCGGCCCGGCCTACCTCGCCGAGCTGCGCGAGGGCGGCTTCAACCGGATCTCCTTCGGCATGCAGAGCGCCCGGCGGCACGTGCTGAAGGTGCTCGACCGCACCCACACCCCCGGACGCCCCGAGGCGTGCGTGGCCGAGGCCCGCGCGGCCGGCTTCGACCACGTCAACCTGGACCTGATCTACGGCACCCCGGGCGAGTCCGACGACGACTGGCGGGCCTCGCTGGACGCGGCCCTCGGCGCCGGGCCCGACCACGTCTCCGCCTACGCCCTGATCGTCGAGGAGGGCACGCAACTGGCCCGCCGCATCCGCCGCGGCGAGATTCCGATGACCGACGACGACGTCCACGCCGACCGTTACCTGATCGCGGAGGAGACCCTGTCCGCGGCCGGTTACGAGTGGTACGAGGTGTCGAACTGGGCCACCTCCGCGGCCGGGCGCTGCCTGCACAACGAGCTGTACTGGCGGGGCGCCGACTGGTGGGGCGCGGGGCCCGGCGCGCACAGCCACGTCGGCGGGGTGCGCTGGTGGAACGTGAAGCACCCCGGCGCCTACGCGGCGGCGCTGGCGGCCGGCCGGTCACCCGGCGCCGGGCGCGAGCTGCTGAGCGAGGAGGACCGCCGGGTGGAGCGCGTCCTGCTGGAGCTGCGGCTGCGCGACGGGGTGCCCCTGTCCCTGCTGCGGCCGGAGGGCCTGGCGGCCTCCCGCCGGGCGCTGACGGACGGGCTGCTCCAGGAGGGCCCGTACGAGGAGGGGCGCGCGGTGCTCACCCTGCGGGGGCGGCTGCTGGCGGACGCGGTGGTCAGGGACCTGGTGGACTGA
- a CDS encoding Uma2 family endonuclease has translation MTAVDERGMTRFFEEFEPPEGVKVEPLRWVSVMMAGPDLVHDMIVEDVLDQIPRRRWSRLQTQDVDILDEASEPVPDLVVLRRDLRPDSGRLLPSPLITMAAEVVSQPSVHQDYAVKRSLHAAGKVPAYLVLDPIMARCVLLTKPAGEGEGADHQTQRVTKSGDPLPLEVLGIELDTSEFGTLPGVRPHRYP, from the coding sequence ATGACCGCTGTGGACGAGCGGGGGATGACGAGGTTCTTCGAGGAGTTCGAGCCTCCCGAGGGCGTCAAAGTCGAGCCTCTCCGCTGGGTAAGCGTGATGATGGCCGGCCCTGATCTGGTGCACGACATGATCGTGGAAGACGTGCTGGACCAGATTCCGCGCCGCAGGTGGTCTCGTCTCCAGACGCAGGACGTCGACATCCTCGACGAGGCCAGTGAGCCCGTGCCGGACTTGGTGGTCCTGCGGCGTGATCTCAGGCCGGATTCCGGGCGGCTGCTGCCGTCTCCCCTGATCACGATGGCCGCCGAGGTCGTCTCCCAGCCCAGCGTTCACCAGGACTACGCCGTCAAGCGGTCGCTCCACGCGGCGGGGAAGGTGCCGGCCTACCTCGTCCTCGATCCGATCATGGCGCGGTGCGTGCTCCTGACGAAGCCCGCGGGCGAGGGCGAGGGCGCCGACCACCAAACGCAGCGGGTCACCAAGTCCGGCGACCCGCTGCCGCTGGAGGTGTTGGGAATCGAACTGGACACGAGCGAGTTCGGGACGCTTCCCGGCGTCAGGCCCCACCGCTATCCGTGA
- a CDS encoding DUF3097 domain-containing protein, producing MRQYASDLTPPWKKPRPVPEVPAEPGLVVEEPGSGFCGAVIRCEAGTVTLEDRFGKHRVFPMEPRGFLLEGRVVTLVRPPSGPARPTRTASGSVAVPGARARVARAGRIYVEGRHDAELVEKVWGDDLRIEGVVVEYLEGVDDLPSIVASFAPGPDARLGVLVDHLVPGSKEWRIAQSVTSEHALVVGHPFIDVWEAVKPSSLGIEAWPRVPRGQDWKTGVCRALGWPENTGAAWQRILSRVRSYKDLEPELLGRVEELIDFVTDSGGA from the coding sequence ATGCGCCAGTATGCCTCCGACCTGACCCCTCCCTGGAAGAAGCCCCGGCCGGTCCCAGAGGTCCCGGCGGAGCCGGGTCTGGTGGTCGAGGAGCCCGGCAGCGGTTTCTGCGGGGCGGTGATCCGCTGCGAGGCGGGCACGGTCACCCTGGAGGACCGCTTCGGCAAGCACCGGGTGTTCCCGATGGAGCCGCGGGGCTTCCTGCTGGAGGGCAGGGTCGTCACCCTGGTGCGGCCGCCGTCGGGACCGGCGCGGCCCACCCGGACGGCGTCCGGTTCGGTGGCCGTGCCCGGCGCCCGCGCGCGCGTGGCCCGGGCCGGCCGCATCTACGTCGAGGGGCGGCACGACGCCGAGCTGGTCGAGAAGGTCTGGGGCGACGACCTGCGCATCGAGGGCGTGGTCGTGGAGTACCTGGAGGGCGTCGACGACCTGCCGTCGATCGTGGCCTCCTTCGCCCCCGGCCCGGACGCCCGCCTCGGCGTCCTGGTGGACCATCTGGTGCCGGGCTCGAAGGAGTGGCGCATCGCGCAGTCGGTGACCAGCGAGCACGCCCTGGTGGTGGGCCACCCCTTCATCGACGTCTGGGAGGCGGTCAAGCCGTCGTCCCTCGGCATCGAGGCGTGGCCCCGGGTGCCGCGCGGACAGGACTGGAAGACGGGGGTGTGCCGGGCGCTGGGCTGGCCGGAGAACACGGGGGCGGCCTGGCAGCGGATCCTGTCCCGGGTGCGGTCCTACAAGGACCTGGAGCCCGAGCTGCTCGGGCGGGTGGAGGAACTGATCGACTTCGTCACGGATAGCGGTGGGGCCTGA
- a CDS encoding MBL fold metallo-hydrolase codes for MTVTWEELGWERVAAGTGRCRLPVWDCTVGLVTGRDAVLLIDAGSSLAEGARLRAQARRLTGRRVTHLALTHPHFDHVFGAAAFADAEVFGAAGLGAALAGGREELRADAVANGLDAGSAREAADAQVPVHHEVRGERSLDLGGGRRVLLAGAGPGHTAHDLAVVVPGDPAVVFCGDLVEESGEPQAGPDAVPSHWPAALDRLLDLGGEDALYVPGHGAVVDAAFVRRQRDALAARFGVSR; via the coding sequence ATGACGGTGACTTGGGAAGAGCTGGGGTGGGAGCGGGTGGCGGCCGGGACCGGGCGGTGCCGGCTGCCGGTGTGGGACTGCACGGTGGGGCTGGTCACCGGCCGGGACGCGGTGCTGCTGATCGACGCCGGTTCGAGCCTCGCGGAGGGCGCGCGGCTGCGCGCGCAGGCGCGACGGCTGACCGGGCGCCGTGTGACGCATCTCGCGCTGACCCATCCTCACTTCGACCACGTCTTCGGCGCCGCGGCGTTCGCGGACGCGGAGGTGTTCGGGGCGGCGGGGCTCGGCGCGGCGCTCGCCGGCGGCCGGGAAGAGCTGCGCGCGGACGCGGTGGCCAACGGGCTGGACGCGGGGTCGGCGCGGGAGGCGGCGGACGCGCAGGTCCCCGTCCACCACGAGGTGCGCGGCGAGCGGAGCCTCGACCTGGGCGGCGGGCGGCGGGTGCTGCTGGCCGGGGCGGGCCCCGGGCACACCGCGCACGACCTGGCGGTGGTGGTGCCGGGCGACCCGGCGGTGGTGTTCTGCGGCGACCTCGTCGAGGAGTCCGGCGAGCCGCAGGCGGGCCCGGACGCCGTGCCGTCCCACTGGCCGGCCGCCCTGGACCGGCTGCTGGACCTGGGCGGCGAGGACGCCCTGTACGTACCCGGCCACGGGGCGGTGGTGGACGCGGCGTTCGTGCGGCGGCAGCGGGACGCGCTGGCGGCGCGCTTCGGCGTGTCGCGCTGA
- the hrcA gene encoding heat-inducible transcriptional repressor HrcA, whose protein sequence is MLSERRLQVLRAIVQDYVGTEEPVGSKALTERHNLGVSPATVRNDMAALEDEGYIAQPHTSAGRIPTDKGYRLFVDKLAGVKPMTAPERRAIQNFLEGAVDLDDVVARTVRLLAQLTRQVAVVQYPSLTRSTVRHVELLSLAQARVMLVLITDTGRVEQRVVDCPAPFGETSLADLRARLNSRVAGRRFTDVPGLVEDLPDAFEVEDRGTVSTVLSTLLETLVEENEERLMIGGTANLTRFAHDFPLTIRPVLEALEEQVVLLKLLGEAKDRDVTVRIGHENAHEGLNSTSVVSVGYGSGGEAVAKLGVVGPTRMDYPGTMGAVRAVARYVGQILAES, encoded by the coding sequence ATGCTCAGTGAACGCAGGCTTCAGGTGTTGCGCGCCATCGTCCAGGACTATGTCGGCACCGAGGAGCCCGTCGGCTCCAAGGCGCTCACCGAGCGGCACAACCTCGGCGTCTCCCCGGCCACGGTGCGCAACGACATGGCCGCCCTGGAGGACGAGGGGTACATCGCCCAGCCGCACACCAGCGCGGGGCGGATCCCCACCGACAAGGGCTACCGGCTGTTCGTGGACAAGCTGGCCGGGGTCAAGCCGATGACCGCGCCCGAGCGGCGCGCGATCCAGAACTTCCTCGAGGGCGCCGTCGATCTCGACGACGTGGTGGCGCGCACGGTGCGGCTGCTCGCGCAGCTCACCCGGCAGGTCGCCGTCGTCCAGTACCCGTCGCTGACCCGCTCGACCGTGCGCCATGTGGAGCTGCTCTCCCTCGCGCAGGCCCGTGTGATGCTCGTGCTGATCACGGACACCGGGCGGGTCGAGCAGCGGGTGGTCGACTGCCCGGCGCCCTTCGGGGAGACGTCCCTGGCGGATCTGCGGGCGCGGCTGAACAGCCGGGTCGCGGGCCGCCGGTTCACGGATGTGCCGGGCCTGGTGGAGGATCTGCCCGACGCCTTCGAGGTCGAGGACCGCGGTACGGTCTCCACGGTGCTCTCCACTCTGCTGGAGACCCTCGTCGAGGAGAACGAGGAGCGGCTCATGATCGGCGGCACCGCCAATCTGACCCGCTTCGCGCACGACTTCCCCCTCACGATCCGGCCTGTGCTCGAGGCGCTGGAGGAGCAGGTCGTGCTTCTCAAGCTGCTCGGCGAGGCGAAGGACCGTGACGTGACCGTCCGCATCGGTCACGAGAACGCCCACGAAGGACTCAACTCCACGTCCGTCGTGTCGGTCGGCTACGGTTCGGGCGGCGAGGCTGTCGCCAAGCTCGGCGTGGTCGGACCGACCCGCATGGACTACCCGGGAACGATGGGAGCGGTACGCGCAGTGGCACGGTACGTCGGACAGATCCTGGCGGAGTCGTAG
- the dnaJ gene encoding molecular chaperone DnaJ, which yields MATDYYAVLGVRRDASQEEIKKAFRRLARELHPDVNPDPKTQERFKEINAAYEVLSDPQKKQVYDLGGDPLSQSGGAGAGGFGAGGFGNFSDIMDAFFGTASQRGPRSRTRRGQDAMIRIEIELDEAAFGTTKDIQVDTAVVCTTCSGEGAAPGTTAQTCDMCRGRGEVSQVTRSFLGQVMTSRPCPQCQGFGTVVPTPCPECAGDGRIRSRRTLTVKIPAGVDNGTRIQLAGEGEVGPGGGPAGDLYVEIHELPHPSFQRRGDDLHCTVTLPMTAAALGTKVPLETLDGREEVDIRPGTQSGQSIPLHGRGVTHLRGGGRGDLIVHVEVQTPTKLDPEQERLLRELAKLRGEERPQGQFQPGQQGLFSRLKDAFNGR from the coding sequence GTGGCCACGGACTACTACGCCGTACTCGGCGTGCGCCGCGACGCGTCGCAGGAAGAGATCAAGAAGGCCTTCCGGAGGCTCGCGCGCGAGCTGCACCCGGACGTCAACCCCGATCCGAAGACGCAGGAGCGGTTCAAGGAGATCAACGCCGCTTACGAGGTGCTGTCGGACCCGCAGAAGAAGCAGGTCTACGACCTCGGCGGCGACCCGCTCTCGCAGTCCGGCGGGGCCGGCGCCGGGGGCTTCGGGGCCGGCGGCTTCGGGAACTTCTCCGACATCATGGACGCGTTCTTCGGCACGGCGTCGCAGCGCGGGCCGCGCTCGCGCACCCGCCGCGGCCAGGACGCGATGATCCGCATCGAGATCGAGCTGGACGAGGCGGCCTTCGGGACGACCAAGGACATCCAGGTCGACACCGCGGTGGTGTGCACCACCTGCAGCGGTGAGGGCGCCGCGCCGGGCACCACCGCCCAGACGTGCGACATGTGCCGCGGCCGCGGTGAGGTCTCGCAGGTCACCCGGTCCTTCCTGGGTCAGGTCATGACGTCGCGCCCCTGCCCCCAGTGCCAGGGCTTCGGCACGGTCGTCCCGACGCCGTGCCCGGAGTGCGCCGGTGACGGCCGGATCCGCTCCCGCCGGACCCTCACCGTCAAGATCCCCGCCGGTGTGGACAACGGCACCCGCATCCAGCTCGCCGGGGAGGGCGAGGTCGGCCCCGGTGGCGGTCCCGCCGGCGACCTGTACGTGGAGATCCACGAGCTCCCCCACCCGTCCTTCCAGCGCCGCGGCGACGACCTGCACTGCACGGTCACCCTCCCGATGACGGCGGCGGCCCTCGGCACCAAGGTGCCGCTGGAGACGCTCGACGGCCGGGAGGAGGTCGACATCCGCCCGGGCACCCAGTCCGGCCAGTCGATCCCGCTGCACGGCCGGGGCGTCACGCATCTGCGCGGCGGCGGGCGCGGCGACCTCATCGTCCACGTCGAGGTGCAGACTCCGACCAAGCTGGACCCCGAGCAGGAGCGGCTGCTGCGCGAGCTGGCCAAGCTGCGCGGCGAGGAGCGGCCGCAGGGCCAGTTCCAGCCCGGTCAGCAGGGGCTGTTCTCGCGGCTGAAGGACGCGTTCAACGGACGCTGA
- a CDS encoding nitronate monooxygenase: protein MSSALTDLFPLPIVQAPMAGGVSVPRLAAAVSEAGGLGFLAAGYKTADGMYQEIKQLRGLTSRPFGVNVFLPQPETADPAAVGVYAHQLAGEAAWYGTELGDPDSGRDDGFDAKLAVLLDNPVPVVSFHFGCPSREVLDALRRAGTLTLVTATTADEARAVERAGADGVIAQGVEAGGHQGTHRDVPETDGSGLGLLTLVAQVREAVSLPVVAAGGLMRGGQIAAVLAAGASAAQLGTTFLATDESGAHDVHKRALTDPLFVRTELTRAFSGRPARGLVNRFLREHGRYAPAAYPDVHHLTAPLRAAAARAGDAQGMALWAGQGHRMARELPAGRLVEVLADELAAAVTKVPGHPAGGAGR from the coding sequence ATGTCCTCCGCGCTGACCGATCTGTTCCCCCTGCCGATCGTGCAGGCCCCCATGGCGGGCGGTGTCTCCGTGCCGCGGCTCGCCGCCGCCGTGAGCGAGGCGGGCGGGCTCGGCTTCCTGGCCGCCGGGTACAAGACGGCCGACGGGATGTACCAGGAGATCAAGCAGCTCCGGGGGCTGACGAGCCGCCCCTTCGGCGTCAACGTCTTCCTGCCGCAGCCGGAGACGGCCGACCCCGCCGCCGTCGGCGTCTACGCCCATCAGCTCGCGGGCGAGGCCGCCTGGTACGGGACCGAGCTCGGCGACCCCGACAGCGGCCGGGACGACGGCTTCGACGCCAAGCTGGCGGTGCTGCTGGACAACCCGGTGCCGGTGGTCTCCTTCCACTTCGGCTGCCCGAGCCGCGAGGTCCTCGACGCGCTGCGCCGCGCCGGCACCCTCACCCTGGTCACCGCGACCACCGCGGACGAGGCCCGGGCGGTGGAACGGGCCGGTGCCGACGGGGTGATCGCGCAGGGCGTGGAGGCCGGCGGCCACCAGGGCACCCACCGGGACGTGCCGGAGACGGACGGCTCCGGCCTCGGGCTGCTGACGCTGGTCGCCCAGGTGCGCGAGGCGGTGAGCCTGCCGGTCGTCGCCGCCGGCGGCCTCATGCGCGGCGGGCAGATCGCCGCGGTGCTGGCGGCGGGCGCGAGCGCCGCCCAGCTCGGCACCACGTTCCTCGCCACCGACGAGTCCGGCGCGCACGACGTGCACAAGCGGGCGCTGACCGACCCCCTGTTCGTCCGCACGGAGCTGACCCGCGCGTTCTCCGGGCGCCCGGCGCGCGGCCTGGTCAACCGCTTCCTGCGCGAGCACGGCCGGTACGCCCCGGCCGCCTACCCGGACGTCCACCACCTCACCGCGCCGCTGCGGGCGGCGGCGGCCAGGGCGGGCGACGCGCAGGGCATGGCGCTGTGGGCGGGCCAGGGCCACCGGATGGCCCGGGAGCTGCCCGCGGGGCGGCTGGTGGAGGTACTGGCGGACGAACTCGCGGCCGCCGTGACGAAGGTGCCGGGTCACCCGGCGGGAGGTGCGGGCCGATGA
- a CDS encoding 16S rRNA (uracil(1498)-N(3))-methyltransferase: MTAPVFVVDSLRPADLPGGEYVLDGPEGRHAVSVKRLRPGEDVVLTDGRGRWAEGVVRAAEGKDRLVVAELTDVREEPPGRPRITVVQALPKGDRGELAVETMTEVGVDAIVPWAAARCITQWKGERGLKALAKWRATAREAGKQSRRVRFPEVADAATTKQVAALLAGADFAAVLHESGEIALATAELPASGEIVLVVGPEGGVSPEELEAFARAGARPYRLGPSVLRTSTAGTAATAVLLARTGRWS; this comes from the coding sequence ATGACGGCGCCGGTGTTCGTGGTGGACTCCCTTCGGCCGGCGGACCTGCCGGGCGGGGAGTACGTGCTGGACGGCCCCGAGGGCCGGCACGCCGTCTCCGTCAAGCGGCTGCGGCCCGGCGAGGACGTCGTCCTCACCGACGGGCGGGGGCGCTGGGCGGAGGGCGTCGTGCGGGCCGCCGAGGGCAAGGACCGGCTCGTCGTGGCGGAGCTGACGGACGTGCGCGAGGAACCTCCCGGGCGGCCCCGGATCACCGTCGTCCAGGCGCTGCCCAAGGGCGACCGCGGGGAACTCGCCGTCGAGACGATGACCGAGGTCGGCGTCGACGCGATCGTGCCCTGGGCGGCGGCCCGCTGCATCACCCAGTGGAAGGGCGAGCGCGGGCTGAAGGCGCTGGCCAAGTGGCGGGCGACGGCCCGGGAGGCGGGCAAGCAGTCCCGCCGGGTCCGCTTCCCCGAGGTCGCGGACGCGGCGACGACCAAGCAGGTCGCCGCGCTGCTGGCCGGGGCCGACTTCGCCGCCGTCCTCCACGAGTCCGGCGAGATTGCCCTGGCCACCGCCGAACTCCCCGCCTCCGGCGAGATCGTGCTGGTCGTCGGCCCCGAGGGCGGTGTCTCCCCCGAGGAGCTGGAGGCGTTCGCGCGGGCGGGCGCGCGGCCCTACCGGCTCGGCCCCAGCGTGCTGCGCACCTCGACCGCCGGTACGGCCGCCACGGCGGTGCTGCTGGCCCGCACCGGCCGCTGGAGCTGA
- a CDS encoding S41 family peptidase, whose amino-acid sequence MTQSVSPAYLRYPHPHGDLVAFTAEDDVWLAPLDGGRAWRVSADNVPVTHPRIAPDGATVAWTSTRDGAPEVHVAPVDGGPARRLTYWGNWRTQVRGWTPDGRVLALSAQGQASARRTWARAVPLDGGPAQTLPYGPVGDVAHGPDGTVLLSSAMNREAAWWKRYRGGTAGKLWIDRASPGDEGAGQFVRLHEELDGNIEYPMWVGTGKTPAQGEPGARARVAFLSDHEGTGALYSSLPDGSDLRRHTPLGGFYARHAATDGTRVVYSSAGELWVLDDLDGAEPRRLDIRLGGPRVDLQPYQLNAARWFGTAAPDHTGRGSAVAVRGGVHWVTHRSGPARALSVRPGVRARLPRVFRADGEEWVVWVTDAEGEDALEFAPATGLAPGATARRIAAGRLGRVLGLAMAPDGSRAAVASHDGRVLLVERATGEVREVDRSEHGDATGLTFSPDSAWLAWSHPGPDPLRQLKLAHTTDLSVTQATPLRFRDYAPAFTLDGKHLAFLSTRSFDPVYDEHVFDLAFVEGARPHLITLAATTPSPFGPQRHGRPFDTSDHREETPGGEGTPATRVDLEGLADRIVPFPVEAARYSNLRAAKDGVLWLRHPVTGVLGASRATPDDPDPHTELERYDLVQQRLEHLAGDVDRFEVSGDGKRVLMRTDGRLKVVPSDRRASGDDDSDTNVTVDLTRVRQTVDPATEWRQMYEETGRVMRDQFWRPDMGGVDWDAVLDRYRPVLDRVATHDDLVDLLWEVHGELGTSHAYVIPGVGFGGGAPQGLLGADLSRHEDGTWRVDRVLPSETSDPEARSPLAAPGVAVRPGDAILAVAGQGVDPVTGPGPLLAGTAGKPVELTISPSGGGEPRHTVVVPVADEEPLRYHAWVADRRAYVHERSGGRLGYLHVPDMVGSGWAQLHRDLRVEVAREGLVVDVRENRGGHTSQLVVEKLARRIVGWSVPRGMRPQSYPQDAPRGPVVAVANEFSGSDGDIVNAAIKALGLGPVVGTRTWGGVIGIDSRYRLVDGTLITQPKYAFWLEGHEWGVENHGVEPDVEVVQRPQDHAAGRDPQLDEAIRLALAALEETPARTPPTLPALE is encoded by the coding sequence GTGACCCAGTCCGTATCGCCTGCCTATCTCCGTTACCCGCACCCGCACGGCGACCTGGTGGCCTTCACCGCCGAGGACGACGTGTGGCTCGCCCCGCTCGACGGCGGCCGGGCCTGGCGGGTCAGCGCCGACAACGTGCCCGTGACCCACCCGCGCATCGCGCCGGACGGCGCCACCGTCGCCTGGACCTCCACCCGTGACGGCGCCCCCGAGGTGCACGTCGCGCCGGTCGACGGCGGACCCGCCAGACGCCTGACGTACTGGGGGAACTGGCGCACACAGGTGCGGGGCTGGACGCCGGACGGCCGGGTGCTGGCCCTCAGCGCCCAGGGACAGGCCAGCGCGCGCCGCACCTGGGCCCGTGCCGTCCCCCTCGACGGCGGCCCCGCGCAGACCCTGCCCTACGGGCCCGTCGGCGATGTCGCCCACGGCCCGGACGGCACGGTGCTGCTGTCGTCGGCGATGAACCGCGAGGCGGCCTGGTGGAAGCGGTACCGGGGCGGCACGGCCGGCAAGCTGTGGATCGACCGGGCCTCCCCCGGGGACGAGGGCGCCGGCCAGTTCGTCCGGCTGCACGAGGAGCTGGACGGCAACATCGAGTACCCGATGTGGGTGGGGACGGGAAAGACCCCTGCCCAGGGGGAGCCGGGAGCCCGGGCGAGGGTGGCGTTCCTCTCCGACCACGAGGGCACCGGCGCGCTGTACTCCTCCCTGCCCGACGGCTCCGACCTGCGGCGCCACACCCCCCTCGGCGGCTTCTACGCCCGGCACGCCGCCACCGACGGCACCCGGGTCGTGTACTCCAGCGCCGGGGAACTGTGGGTCCTGGACGACCTGGACGGCGCCGAGCCGCGCCGGCTCGACATCCGGCTGGGCGGCCCGCGCGTCGACCTCCAGCCGTACCAGCTCAACGCCGCCCGCTGGTTCGGGACCGCCGCCCCGGACCACACCGGCCGCGGCAGCGCCGTCGCCGTACGCGGCGGGGTGCACTGGGTCACCCACCGCTCGGGCCCGGCCCGCGCGCTGTCGGTGCGGCCCGGCGTCCGGGCCCGGCTGCCGCGCGTCTTCCGCGCCGACGGCGAGGAGTGGGTGGTGTGGGTGACGGACGCCGAGGGCGAGGACGCCCTGGAGTTCGCGCCCGCCACCGGACTCGCGCCCGGCGCCACCGCGCGCCGGATCGCCGCGGGGCGGCTCGGCCGCGTCCTGGGGCTGGCGATGGCCCCGGACGGCAGCCGCGCCGCCGTCGCCTCGCACGACGGGCGGGTCCTGCTCGTCGAACGCGCGACGGGCGAGGTCCGCGAGGTCGACCGCAGCGAGCACGGCGACGCCACCGGGCTCACCTTCTCGCCCGACTCGGCCTGGCTCGCCTGGTCCCACCCCGGGCCGGACCCGCTGCGCCAGCTCAAGCTGGCCCACACCACCGATCTGTCGGTCACCCAGGCGACCCCGCTGCGGTTCCGCGACTACGCCCCGGCGTTCACCCTGGACGGCAAGCACCTCGCCTTCCTGTCCACCCGCTCCTTCGACCCGGTCTACGACGAGCACGTCTTCGACCTGGCCTTCGTGGAGGGCGCCCGTCCGCACCTGATCACGCTGGCCGCGACCACACCCTCGCCGTTCGGGCCGCAGCGGCACGGCCGCCCCTTCGACACCTCCGACCACCGGGAGGAGACCCCCGGCGGCGAGGGCACCCCCGCCACCCGCGTCGACCTGGAGGGCCTGGCCGACCGGATCGTGCCCTTCCCGGTCGAGGCCGCCCGCTACTCCAACCTGCGCGCCGCCAAGGACGGCGTGCTGTGGCTGCGCCACCCGGTGACCGGCGTGCTCGGCGCCTCCCGCGCCACCCCCGACGACCCGGACCCGCACACCGAGCTGGAGCGCTACGACCTCGTCCAGCAGCGCCTGGAGCACCTGGCCGGCGACGTCGACCGCTTCGAGGTCAGCGGCGACGGCAAGCGGGTGCTGATGCGGACCGACGGACGGCTGAAGGTCGTCCCCAGCGACCGGCGGGCCTCCGGCGACGACGACAGCGACACCAACGTCACCGTCGACCTGACCCGCGTACGGCAGACGGTGGACCCGGCGACCGAGTGGCGGCAGATGTACGAGGAGACCGGCCGCGTCATGCGGGACCAGTTCTGGCGGCCGGACATGGGCGGCGTCGACTGGGACGCCGTCCTCGACCGCTACCGGCCGGTGCTGGACCGCGTCGCCACCCACGACGACCTGGTGGACCTGCTGTGGGAGGTGCACGGCGAGCTGGGCACCTCGCACGCCTACGTCATCCCCGGCGTCGGCTTCGGCGGCGGCGCCCCGCAGGGCCTGCTCGGCGCCGACCTGTCCCGGCACGAGGACGGCACCTGGCGCGTCGACCGCGTCCTGCCCTCGGAGACCTCCGACCCCGAGGCCCGCTCCCCGCTCGCCGCGCCCGGTGTCGCGGTGCGGCCCGGGGACGCGATCCTCGCCGTCGCCGGGCAGGGCGTCGACCCGGTCACCGGCCCCGGCCCGCTGCTGGCCGGCACGGCGGGCAAGCCGGTGGAGCTGACCATCTCGCCGTCCGGCGGCGGCGAGCCGCGGCACACGGTGGTCGTGCCCGTCGCGGACGAGGAACCCCTGCGCTACCACGCCTGGGTCGCCGACCGGCGGGCCTACGTCCACGAGCGGTCCGGCGGCCGGCTCGGCTATCTGCACGTCCCCGACATGGTCGGCTCCGGCTGGGCGCAGCTCCACCGCGATCTGCGCGTGGAGGTCGCCCGTGAGGGGCTCGTCGTCGACGTGCGCGAGAACCGCGGCGGGCACACCTCCCAACTGGTCGTGGAGAAGCTCGCCCGCCGGATCGTCGGCTGGTCGGTGCCGCGCGGCATGCGGCCCCAGAGCTATCCGCAGGACGCGCCCCGCGGCCCGGTCGTCGCCGTCGCCAACGAGTTCTCCGGCTCCGACGGCGACATCGTCAACGCCGCGATCAAGGCCCTCGGGCTCGGCCCGGTGGTGGGCACCCGGACCTGGGGCGGGGTCATCGGCATCGACAGCCGCTACCGCCTCGTCGACGGCACGCTGATCACCCAGCCGAAGTACGCCTTCTGGCTGGAGGGCCACGAGTGGGGCGTGGAGAACCACGGCGTGGAACCGGACGTCGAGGTGGTGCAGCGCCCGCAGGACCACGCGGCGGGCCGCGACCCGCAGCTCGACGAGGCCATCCGGCTCGCGCTGGCGGCGCTGGAGGAGACCCCGGCCAGGACGCCTCCCACCCTGCCCGCCCTGGAGTGA